A part of Phoenix dactylifera cultivar Barhee BC4 chromosome 2, palm_55x_up_171113_PBpolish2nd_filt_p, whole genome shotgun sequence genomic DNA contains:
- the LOC103696897 gene encoding uncharacterized protein At5g39865, with product MGCVSSTFLEDEDRIVGGPTIGHHIVSLTSTTYGHLTTLDQPPPQTPPPPPPPPPPPPPSPPSFTRRFLPIPRSEPEVINSWELMAGLDPTTPTKPTLPPSPSPCKENSHRSLPFSDPQRKGNVLRPLNAGQRPVRYSLEMFEKRCPPGGAQVAVLYTTTLRGVRKTFEDCNAVRAALEELGVWVRERDVSMDMGFREELRELTKGCGVQGPAVPRLFVKGRDIGGAEAVLRIHEEGGLAGLLTGLPMAPRGGVCDGCGGVRFLPCFQCRGSRKVVVVAVAAAEKEEEEKEGVQGGGGNPGKGKVVRCTECNENGLVLCPICY from the coding sequence ATGGGTTGCGTCTCCTCCACCTTCCTCGAAGACGAGGACCGCATCGTCGGCGGCCCTACCATCGGCCACCACATCGTCTCCCTCACCTCCACCACCTACGGCCACCTCACCACCCTCGACCAACCTCCTCCCCAAAcccctccaccaccaccaccaccaccacctcctccaccgCCGTCTCCCCCCTCCTTCACCCGCCGCTTCCTCCCCATCCCCCGCTCCGAGCCTGAGGTCATCAACTCCTGGGAGCTCATGGCCGGCCTCGACCCCACCACACCCACCAAGCCCACCCTCCCCCCCTCCCCAAGTCCGTGCAAGGAGAACTCCCACCGGTCCCTCCCTTTCTCCGATCCACAGCGGAAGGGAAACGTCCTCCGGCCGCTCAACGCCGGCCAGCGGCCGGTGAGGTACTCGCTGGAGATGTTCGAGAAGAGGTGCCCGCCGGGCGGGGCGCAGGTGGCGGTGCTGTACACGACGACGCTGCGCGGGGTGCGGAAGACGTTTGAGGACTGCAACGCGGTGCGTGCGGCTCTGGAGGAGCTCGGGGTGTGGGTCCGGGAGCGGGACGTGTCGATGGACATGGGATTCCGGGAGGAGCTCCGGGAGCTGACGAAGGGGTGTGGAGTTCAGGGGCCGGCGGTGCCGAGGCTGTTTGTGAAGGGGAGGGACATCGGCGGGGCGGAGGCGGTGCTGAGAATCCATGAGGAAGGCGGGCTGGCGGGTTTGCTGACGGGGCTGCCGATGGCGCCTCGCGGCGGGGTCTGCGACGGATGCGGCGGGGTGAGGTTTCTACCGTGCTTCCAGTGCCGCGGAAGCCggaaggtggtggtggtggcggtggcggcggcggagaaggaggaggaggagaaggaaggggTGCAGGGTGGTGGAGGGAACCCTGGGAAGGGGAAGGTTGTGAGATGTACTGAGTGTAATGAGAACGGTTTGGTGCTCTGCCCCATCTGCTactga
- the LOC103696895 gene encoding protein IQ-DOMAIN 1-like, translating into MGKKGGSSWLTAVKRAFRSPSKDSPKKPSRPREDPDHDEDKKREKRRWIFLKASSQEQQQTQQEAEVRSVTASSAANASAEQRHAIAVAVATAATAEAAVATAQAAAEVVRLTRPSASFVKERYAAIVIQTAFRGYLARRALKALRGLVKLQALVRGHNVRRQANMTLRCMQALVRVQERVRDQRARLAREGTSRSSNKSATFSCDTSIWDSRYLHDLSDRRSVQSRDGSSYADDWDDHPRTIEEIQSMLRSRKEAAMKRERALSYAFSQQLWRSDGKTASSLSCGEELQEDTAISDGEQRPPRWLDRWMASRTSCDNRNSRRGRASVDRDPIKTLEIDTARPFSYSTPTNVRRHQPPASPHHRSSNHLHSPATPSPSSAARSLQVRSASPRCGREERSSASVHTPTGSGYYYYSGGGGQRHQQQAAVPNYMAATESAKARSRSQSAPRQRPSTPEREQRSGSAKKRLSFPVPETYIGGGGGGYSQSLRSPSFKSANGQFGVEQSSSCTESIAGEVSPSSTTDLRRWLR; encoded by the exons ATGGGAAAGAAAGGTGGGAGCTCGTGGTTGACGGCGGTCAAAAGAGCCTTCAGATCCCCCTCCAAAGACTCCCCAAAGAAGCCCTCCAGACCTCGCGAGGACCCAGACCACGACGAGGATAAG aagagggagaagaggagatgGATATTTCTGAAGGCTTCAAGCCAGGAACAGCAGCAGACGCAGCAGGAAGCGGAGGTGAGGTCGGTGACGGCATCATCAGCGGCAAACGCCAGCGCGGAGCAGAGGCATGCAATAGCGGTGGCGGTGGCGACTGCAGCTACCGCGGAGGCGGCCGTCGCGACGGCACAGGCTGCAGCAGAGGTGGTCCGGCTAACTAGGCCTTCTGCCAGCTTTGTCAAAGAGCGCTACGCCGCCATCGTCATCCAAACGGCTTTCCGAGGATACTTG GCGAGGAGGGCTTTGAAGGCGTTGAGGGGGCTGGTGAAGTTGCAGGCGCTGGTGAGAGGGCACAACGTGAGGAGGCAGGCGAACATGACGCTGCGGTGCATGCAGGCGCTGGTGCGCGTGCAGGAGAGGGTGCGGGACCAGCGGGCCAGGCTCGCCCGGGAGGGCACCAGCCGCAGCAGCAACAAGTCCGCCACCTTCAGCTGCGACACCTCCATCTGGGACTCTCGCTACCTCCACGACCTCTCCGACCGGCGATCCGTG CAATCGAGGGATGGGAGTAGCTATGCAGACGATTGGGACGACCATCCACGTACTATTGAAGAGATCCAGTCCATGTTGCGGAGCAGGAAGGAGGCTGCtatgaaaagagagagagctctCTCGTATGCTTTTTCTCAGCAG CTTTGGAGGTCTGATGGTAAGACCGCCTCATCCCTCTCCTGTGGAGAAGAACTGCAAGAGGATACGGCGATATCGGACGGAGAGCAGCGGCCGCCAAGGTGGCTTGACCGCTGGATGGCTTCGAGGACTTCATGTGATAATAGAAATAGCAGAAGAGGACGAGCCTCCGTGGACAGAGACCCCATCAAGACTCTAGAGATCGACACTGCTCGGCCATTCTCCTATTCCACGCCTACAAATGTTAGGAGGCATCAACCACCGGCGTCTCCTCACCACCGGTCGTCCAACCACCTCCACTCCCCTGCGACGCCCTCCCCCTCGAGTGCTGCTAGGAGTCTTCAGGTCCGCTCGGCGAGCCCTCGCTGTGGCAGGGAAGAGAGGAGCTCGGCCTCCGTTCACACCCCGACCGGATCCGGTTACTATTACTACAGTGGAGGCGGGGGGCAGCGCCACCAGCAGCAGGCGGCGGTGCCGAACTACATGGCAGCGACGGAGTCGGCGAAGGCCAGGTCGAGGTCGCAGAGCGCGCCGAGGCAGAGGCCGTCGACGCCGGAGAGGGAACAGCGGAGTGGCTCGGCGAAGAAGCGGCTCTCGTTTCCGGTGCCGGAGACGTACATtggtggcggcggtggcggaTATTCTCAGAGCCTTAGGAGCCCGAGCTTTAAGAGCGCGAACGGACAGTTCGGGGTGGAGCAGTCGTCGAGCTGCACGGAGAGTATCGCCGGCGAGGTCTCGCCCTCGTCGACCACTGATCTCCGGAGATGGCTCCGGTGA
- the LOC103722922 gene encoding growth-regulating factor 7-like isoform X1, with amino-acid sequence METGVGLGDKRERKEDEESLGLGFGCGSDSISFAPHQKLIRTAGFPFLSCTTRDGGSVPTSTPFLGSGPTLFLNDAYDGGRALQPFPIPFRSPGVAMGVGGSASAAALRAIPFTSAQWQELQRQALIYKHIIASVPVPPDLLFPSSPPHHLLPNQTVVVGRGSAGAFNLRFSGNTDPEPGRCRRTDGKKWRCSRDAAPDQKYCERHLHRGRPRSRKPVEVGKTKPITSNAPPPTAVSTNSPTIVTAAAATTATATAAATTTSSLSKPFPSQSSVFFPKDELKFPFQPLEPNKEPRCLDWIKGNNEEMESSLQWELMHSKIGLSSSSTPILQSYDDHLNSSYTAFLNPDFCSLEEDTIGDHREIPRSFIDAWSTENPAAATTKNGNLTSVPAGGELPLSTLTLSMSGVEEGGDHQIQMGLGVGDTLVKTRPSGWIAPASPLGGPLGEVLQTSNATSPRQGFVADDCRDSGSGGLINCMSIGFHGSQAASPQESPTRLASSPSGVLQKAMVSLSDSSSSSSPTFAAASRSEIALQWMNQAKQQ; translated from the exons ATGGAAACTGGAGTTGGTTTGGGGGAcaaaagggaaagaaaggagGATGAAGAGAGTCTGGGGCTTGGCTTTGGCTGTGGTTCGGATTCTATCTCATTTGCTCCTCATCAGAAGCTGATACGCACGGCTGGGTTTCCCTTCCTTTCTTGTACCACCAGGGATGGAGGCAGCGTTCCAACTTCGACTCCGTTCCTCGGCAGCGGCCCCACCTTATTTTTGAACGATGCATACGATGGTGGAAGAGCTCTGCAGCCTTTTCCCATCCCCTTCAGATCCccag GTGTGGCGATGGGCGTCGGTGGCAGTGCCTCTGCAGCGGCTCTGAGAGCGATTCCTTTTACTTCGGCGCAGTGGCAGGAGCTCCAGCGCCAGGCTCTGATCTACAAACACATCATAGCCTCTGTTCCTGTCCCACCCGACCTCCTCTTCCCGAGCTCTCCTCCTCATCACCTTCTCCCAAATC AAACAGTGGTGGTCGGTAGAGGTTCTGCTGGGGCCTTTAACTTGAGGTTTTCGGGCAACACCGATCCGGAGCCAGGGAGGTGCCGGAGGACGGACGGGAAGAAGTGGAGGTGCTCGAGGGACGCGGCTCCGGACCAGAAGTACTGCGAGCGCCACTTGCACAGGGGTCGTCCTCGTTCAAGAAAGCCTGTGGAAGTTGGCAAGACCAAACCCATCACCTCCAATGCTCCTCCACCCACCGCTGTCTCCACCAACTCACCCACCATCGTCACCGCCGCGGCCGCCaccaccgccaccgccaccgccgccgccaccaccaccaGCAGCCTTTCCAAGCCATTTCCATCCCAGTCCTCTGTCTTTTTCCCCAAGGATGAGTTGAAGTTTCCATTCCAACCGTTGGAACCAAACAAGGAACCCAG GTGCCTGGATTGGATTAAAGGGAATAATGAGGAGATGGAGTCAAGCTTGCAGTGGGAGCTGATGCATTCGAAGATTGGATTGAGTAGCAGCAGTACTCCGATTCTCCAGAGCTATGATGACCATCTGAACTCGAGCTACACTGCCTTTCTTAATCCTGATTTCTGCTCACTGGAAGAAGACACCATCGGCGACCATAGGGAAATCCCCAGGAGCTTCATTGATGCCTGGTCCACCGAGAACCCCGCCGCTGCCACCACCAAGAATGGCAACTTAACCTCCGTTCCCGCTGGCGGGGAGCTTCCACTCTCGACCCTCACGCTCTCCATGTCCGGCGTTGAGGAAGGTGGTGATCATCAAATCCAGATGGGCCTCGGCGTGGGCGATACGCTTGTTAAGACTCGCCCCTCGGGCTGGATAGCCCCTGCTTCGCCGCTCGGCGGTCCGCTCGGTGAGGTCCTACAGACGAGCAATGCGACATCTCCACGGCAGGGGTTCGTCGCCGATGATTGCAGGGATTCTGGCAGCGGTGGGCTTATCAACTGTATGAGCATTGGCTTTCATGGCAGTCAAGCGGCGAGCCCCCAAGAGAGTCCGACGAGGTTGGCTTCGTCTCCCTCCGGCGTTCTTCAGAAGGCAATGGTCTCGCTTTCTgatagcagcagcagcagcagtcccACTTTTGCCGCTGCCTCGCGATCCGAGATTGCTCTGCAGTGGATGAACCAGGCGAAGCAGCAGTAG
- the LOC103722922 gene encoding growth-regulating factor 7-like isoform X2, whose product METGVGLGDKRERKEDEESLGLGFGCGSDSISFAPHQKLIRTAGFPFLSCTTRDGGSVPTSTPFLGSGPTLFLNDAYDGGRALQPFPIPFRSPGVAMGVGGSASAAALRAIPFTSAQWQELQRQALIYKHIIASVPVPPDLLFPSSPPHHLLPNLVVGRGSAGAFNLRFSGNTDPEPGRCRRTDGKKWRCSRDAAPDQKYCERHLHRGRPRSRKPVEVGKTKPITSNAPPPTAVSTNSPTIVTAAAATTATATAAATTTSSLSKPFPSQSSVFFPKDELKFPFQPLEPNKEPRCLDWIKGNNEEMESSLQWELMHSKIGLSSSSTPILQSYDDHLNSSYTAFLNPDFCSLEEDTIGDHREIPRSFIDAWSTENPAAATTKNGNLTSVPAGGELPLSTLTLSMSGVEEGGDHQIQMGLGVGDTLVKTRPSGWIAPASPLGGPLGEVLQTSNATSPRQGFVADDCRDSGSGGLINCMSIGFHGSQAASPQESPTRLASSPSGVLQKAMVSLSDSSSSSSPTFAAASRSEIALQWMNQAKQQ is encoded by the exons ATGGAAACTGGAGTTGGTTTGGGGGAcaaaagggaaagaaaggagGATGAAGAGAGTCTGGGGCTTGGCTTTGGCTGTGGTTCGGATTCTATCTCATTTGCTCCTCATCAGAAGCTGATACGCACGGCTGGGTTTCCCTTCCTTTCTTGTACCACCAGGGATGGAGGCAGCGTTCCAACTTCGACTCCGTTCCTCGGCAGCGGCCCCACCTTATTTTTGAACGATGCATACGATGGTGGAAGAGCTCTGCAGCCTTTTCCCATCCCCTTCAGATCCccag GTGTGGCGATGGGCGTCGGTGGCAGTGCCTCTGCAGCGGCTCTGAGAGCGATTCCTTTTACTTCGGCGCAGTGGCAGGAGCTCCAGCGCCAGGCTCTGATCTACAAACACATCATAGCCTCTGTTCCTGTCCCACCCGACCTCCTCTTCCCGAGCTCTCCTCCTCATCACCTTCTCCCAAATC TGGTGGTCGGTAGAGGTTCTGCTGGGGCCTTTAACTTGAGGTTTTCGGGCAACACCGATCCGGAGCCAGGGAGGTGCCGGAGGACGGACGGGAAGAAGTGGAGGTGCTCGAGGGACGCGGCTCCGGACCAGAAGTACTGCGAGCGCCACTTGCACAGGGGTCGTCCTCGTTCAAGAAAGCCTGTGGAAGTTGGCAAGACCAAACCCATCACCTCCAATGCTCCTCCACCCACCGCTGTCTCCACCAACTCACCCACCATCGTCACCGCCGCGGCCGCCaccaccgccaccgccaccgccgccgccaccaccaccaGCAGCCTTTCCAAGCCATTTCCATCCCAGTCCTCTGTCTTTTTCCCCAAGGATGAGTTGAAGTTTCCATTCCAACCGTTGGAACCAAACAAGGAACCCAG GTGCCTGGATTGGATTAAAGGGAATAATGAGGAGATGGAGTCAAGCTTGCAGTGGGAGCTGATGCATTCGAAGATTGGATTGAGTAGCAGCAGTACTCCGATTCTCCAGAGCTATGATGACCATCTGAACTCGAGCTACACTGCCTTTCTTAATCCTGATTTCTGCTCACTGGAAGAAGACACCATCGGCGACCATAGGGAAATCCCCAGGAGCTTCATTGATGCCTGGTCCACCGAGAACCCCGCCGCTGCCACCACCAAGAATGGCAACTTAACCTCCGTTCCCGCTGGCGGGGAGCTTCCACTCTCGACCCTCACGCTCTCCATGTCCGGCGTTGAGGAAGGTGGTGATCATCAAATCCAGATGGGCCTCGGCGTGGGCGATACGCTTGTTAAGACTCGCCCCTCGGGCTGGATAGCCCCTGCTTCGCCGCTCGGCGGTCCGCTCGGTGAGGTCCTACAGACGAGCAATGCGACATCTCCACGGCAGGGGTTCGTCGCCGATGATTGCAGGGATTCTGGCAGCGGTGGGCTTATCAACTGTATGAGCATTGGCTTTCATGGCAGTCAAGCGGCGAGCCCCCAAGAGAGTCCGACGAGGTTGGCTTCGTCTCCCTCCGGCGTTCTTCAGAAGGCAATGGTCTCGCTTTCTgatagcagcagcagcagcagtcccACTTTTGCCGCTGCCTCGCGATCCGAGATTGCTCTGCAGTGGATGAACCAGGCGAAGCAGCAGTAG
- the LOC103722928 gene encoding protein BRANCHLESS TRICHOME, with the protein MEGSLINLRNSPVAGPIISTLPTWKLYDNPHYAECCNDSTLHLHSSSCISPYLRLILASELDLAALLRPMDCDRTPSELELAQDQIEELKAELEFERRMRRKVESLNKAMARELTEERKAREAAHGLCRRLEGELARKKEEVDRVLRDIDEERRMLRIAEVWREERVQMKLSEARLLMEEKLQEMAAIQGKREMPKKGDQEEGELKLNTVPSIQRGPCENAESFSENNGGTVGSTGPASQPSQQRREPENPHIKRGIKGFVEFPRVVRVHGSSKEGRVHLGSNLECQRAQLRILLRHRNPVGLGLLGNSENLVM; encoded by the coding sequence ATGGAAGGATCCTTAATAAACCTCAGAAATTCTCCGGTCGCCGGACCCATCATCAGCACCTTACCAACCTGGAAGCTTTACGACAATCCACACTACGCCGAGTGCTGCAATGATTCCACTCTCCACCTCCACTCCTCCAGCTGCATCTCTCCTTATCTTCGACTGATCCTGGCCTCCGAACTCGATCTCGCCGCTTTGCTCAGGCCAATGGACTGCGACCGGACTCCTTCCGAGCTCGAACTCGCGCAAGATCAGATTGAGGAGCTGAAGGCTGAGCTGGAGTTCGAGCGGCGGATGCGGCGGAAGGTGGAGTCGCTCAACAAGGCGATGGCGAGAGAGCTGACGGAGGAGAGGAAGGCAAGGGAGGCGGCGCATGGCCTGTGCAGGAGGCTCGAGGGGGAGCTTgcgaggaagaaggaggaggtgGACCGGGTGCTGAGGGATATCGACGAGGAGAGGAGGATGCTGAGGATTGCCGAGGTGTGGCGGGAGGAGAGGGTGCAGATGAAGCTCTCAGAGGCCAGGTTGCTGATGGAGGAGAagcttcaggagatggcagcgATCCAGGGCAAGAGAGAGATGCCAAAGAAAGGGGATCAGGAGGAAGGTGAGTTAAAGCTTAATACTGTTCCATCAATCCAGAGAGGTCCATGTGAGAATGCTGAGAGCTTCAGTGAGAACAATGGTGGCACGGTGGGATCAACTGGACCAGCCAGCCAGCCAAGTCAGCAGCGTAGGGAACCGGAGAATCCTCACATCAAGAGAGGGATCAAGGGGTTTGTGGAGTTCCCTAGGGTTGTTCGGGTTCATGGCTCTTCTAAGGAGGGGAGGGTGCACTTGGGGTCTAATCTAGAGTGTCAAAGGGCTCAGCTGCGGATCCTTCTGAGGCACAGGAATCCGGTGGGTTTGGGCCTCTtgggaaattcagagaatctggTTATGTGA